A genomic stretch from Algoriphagus halophilus includes:
- a CDS encoding HD domain-containing protein: protein MKSQKILNDPVYGFITIPSELIFTIIDHPYFQRLRRIKQLGLTDFVYPGALHTRFHHAIGAMHLMSITLDNLRIKGTEISNKEYEAALIAILLHDIGHGPFSHALEYSLLKRVPHEQLSLLIIELLNKELEGKLDLVLRIFKNTYERKFFHQLVSSQLDIDRLDYLQRDCFFTGVSEGTIGADRIIKMMDVKNDQVVIEEKGIYSIENFLSARRLMYWQVYLHKTTVSAEKMLIKLIERAKMLRKSGMNFTITEEFDFFLQHENSVEDFRKNPDTLKKFLEMDDLDIWGAVKLWKRHPDYVLRNISNMFLTRDLFKISLTNEQFGAEEIEEMKLKTIHKLGIPEEDIQYFFSHGAVSNYGYLAKDRINILTKKGKVIDVAQAADLPNIKVMSKIVEKHYVCKAKSLNLKF from the coding sequence TTGAAAAGCCAAAAGATACTAAACGACCCGGTTTACGGATTTATCACAATCCCAAGCGAGTTAATTTTTACGATTATTGACCATCCCTATTTCCAGAGGTTACGGAGAATAAAACAGCTGGGTTTGACTGACTTTGTTTACCCAGGAGCTCTTCATACTCGTTTCCATCATGCCATCGGCGCCATGCATCTGATGAGCATTACGCTGGATAATTTACGCATAAAAGGAACAGAAATTTCGAATAAAGAGTATGAAGCTGCCTTAATTGCTATTCTATTACATGATATTGGCCATGGCCCATTTTCCCATGCCTTGGAGTATAGTCTCCTTAAAAGGGTGCCACATGAACAATTATCCTTGCTCATCATTGAACTATTGAACAAAGAATTGGAGGGGAAGCTAGATTTAGTTTTAAGAATATTTAAGAATACTTATGAAAGAAAGTTCTTTCATCAGCTAGTTTCTAGCCAATTGGACATTGATCGATTGGACTACTTACAACGGGACTGTTTCTTTACCGGTGTATCAGAAGGCACGATTGGTGCAGATCGTATCATCAAGATGATGGATGTCAAAAATGACCAGGTGGTCATTGAGGAAAAAGGAATTTATTCCATAGAAAACTTCTTAAGTGCAAGAAGGCTGATGTATTGGCAAGTCTATCTTCATAAAACCACGGTCAGTGCTGAAAAGATGTTGATCAAATTGATCGAACGGGCAAAAATGCTTCGAAAATCAGGCATGAATTTTACCATTACTGAGGAGTTTGATTTTTTCTTGCAGCACGAAAACTCAGTGGAAGATTTCCGAAAGAATCCTGATACCTTGAAGAAGTTTCTGGAAATGGATGACTTGGATATCTGGGGAGCAGTAAAGCTTTGGAAGAGGCATCCTGATTATGTTCTTCGAAATATTTCCAATATGTTCTTGACAAGGGACTTATTTAAGATCTCTTTAACAAATGAGCAGTTTGGAGCTGAAGAAATTGAAGAAATGAAACTAAAGACCATTCATAAACTAGGCATACCCGAGGAAGACATCCAATATTTCTTCTCACATGGTGCTGTCAGTAATTATGGATATCTCGCAAAAGATCGGATTAACATATTGACCAAAAAAGGCAAGGTCATTGACGTGGCTCAAGCTGCTGATTTACCCAATATTAAGGTAATGAGCAAAATCGTCGAGAAACACTATGTATGTAAAGCCAAAAGCTTAAATTTAAAATTCTAA
- a CDS encoding response regulator, which produces METGSEEKIKILYVDDEENNLQAFKATFRRDYKIFLAISAKEAREILKEQEVDLIITDQRMPEETGVEFLESIIPIYPKPIRLLLTGYTDIQAVIDAINKGQVYHYLTKPWEEDYLRTVIKNAFEMYTLRRENEKLTEALLKANEQLEFLLRQNLLS; this is translated from the coding sequence ATGGAAACTGGAAGTGAAGAAAAAATAAAAATTCTTTATGTAGATGATGAAGAAAATAATCTTCAGGCATTTAAAGCAACATTCCGAAGAGATTATAAAATATTTCTTGCTATCTCAGCAAAAGAAGCAAGAGAAATATTAAAAGAACAAGAAGTTGATTTGATTATCACAGATCAACGAATGCCAGAGGAAACTGGTGTTGAATTTTTAGAAAGTATTATCCCTATTTACCCAAAACCAATTCGACTTTTATTAACTGGATATACTGATATACAAGCAGTTATTGATGCGATTAACAAAGGCCAAGTATATCATTATTTAACTAAACCTTGGGAGGAAGATTATTTAAGAACTGTCATCAAAAATGCTTTTGAGATGTATACACTCAGAAGAGAAAATGAAAAGTTAACAGAGGCCTTATTGAAAGCCAATGAACAGCTTGAGTTCCTTCTTAGACAAAACCTGCTTTCTTAA
- the lpxD gene encoding UDP-3-O-(3-hydroxymyristoyl)glucosamine N-acyltransferase, protein MEFTIGQVAAILQGKVEGDETQKVYRLDKIQEGKEGGISFLSNEKYQSYIYETEATAVIVSENFTPTKEIKTNLIRVKDAYTGFTTLLEAYSQFSKMSLVGVQEPSYMESSSEMGENGFRGAFSHIGKHCKIGTEVKIHSQVFIGDNVVIGDNTIIHPGAKICSGTVIGTNCEIHPGVVIGSDGFGFAPQPDGTYKPIPQIGNVIIEDHVSIGANTTIDCATMGSTIIKRGVKIDNLVQIAHNVVIGEDTVIASQTGISGSTEIGKNCIIAGQVGISGHIKIANKTTIGAKTGISKTIKKEGETIFGYIGMEVKNFLKSYSIFKNLDVLENRLRELEKKP, encoded by the coding sequence ATGGAATTCACTATAGGTCAAGTGGCCGCCATCCTTCAGGGAAAAGTAGAAGGGGATGAAACCCAAAAAGTATATAGACTAGATAAAATCCAAGAAGGAAAAGAAGGTGGAATCAGCTTCCTTTCCAATGAAAAATATCAGTCCTATATCTATGAAACAGAGGCAACTGCTGTAATCGTCTCAGAAAACTTCACTCCTACCAAGGAGATCAAGACTAATTTGATCAGGGTAAAAGATGCCTATACAGGTTTTACCACTTTACTCGAAGCCTATAGTCAATTTTCCAAAATGAGTCTTGTAGGAGTTCAAGAACCTTCCTACATGGAATCAAGCTCTGAAATGGGTGAGAATGGATTCAGGGGTGCATTTTCACATATAGGTAAACATTGCAAAATAGGAACTGAGGTCAAGATTCATTCTCAAGTTTTTATTGGTGACAATGTGGTAATCGGAGACAATACCATTATTCATCCTGGAGCAAAAATCTGCTCTGGAACTGTAATCGGCACTAATTGTGAAATTCATCCAGGTGTAGTGATCGGTTCTGATGGTTTTGGATTTGCTCCTCAACCTGATGGAACGTACAAGCCCATTCCACAAATCGGAAATGTGATTATTGAGGATCATGTGAGTATTGGAGCAAACACTACCATCGATTGCGCCACTATGGGATCAACCATTATAAAAAGAGGAGTTAAAATCGACAATTTGGTGCAGATTGCACACAATGTAGTCATTGGTGAAGATACTGTTATCGCTTCTCAAACTGGAATTTCCGGTTCTACCGAAATAGGTAAAAATTGTATAATTGCAGGTCAGGTTGGAATTAGTGGCCATATTAAAATAGCGAATAAAACGACCATAGGTGCGAAAACGGGGATTTCTAAAACGATCAAGAAAGAGGGAGAAACGATTTTTGGTTACATAGGAATGGAAGTGAAAAACTTCCTAAAATCTTATTCAATCTTCAAAAATCTGGATGTCCTTGAAAACCGTTTAAGAGAACTGGAAAAAAAGCCGTAA
- the tsaE gene encoding tRNA (adenosine(37)-N6)-threonylcarbamoyltransferase complex ATPase subunit type 1 TsaE, which translates to MIQFSYGKDAISKAAKKVIEIAGSEKVWVFKGEMGAGKTTFIKALAEQFHIQDQISSPTFGIVNEYQNDKGEEFYHFDFYRLDDPTEALDIGIEEYFYSQNYCWLEWAEKVADFLPDQYILIKLEILSDSERKLTLQHVNDVS; encoded by the coding sequence TTGATTCAATTTTCATATGGGAAGGATGCTATTTCCAAAGCTGCAAAGAAAGTAATCGAAATAGCAGGTTCTGAAAAGGTTTGGGTGTTTAAAGGAGAGATGGGAGCTGGTAAGACGACCTTTATCAAAGCCTTGGCAGAGCAGTTTCATATACAAGATCAGATCAGTAGTCCTACCTTTGGAATCGTCAATGAATATCAAAATGATAAGGGAGAAGAATTTTATCATTTTGACTTTTATAGACTCGATGATCCTACCGAGGCATTGGATATCGGAATAGAAGAGTATTTTTATAGTCAGAATTATTGCTGGTTGGAATGGGCCGAAAAAGTGGCTGATTTTCTTCCAGATCAATATATTCTAATCAAGTTAGAAATTCTTTCTGATTCAGAAAGAAAACTCACGCTTCAACACGTTAACGATGTCAGCTGA
- the porX gene encoding T9SS response regulator signal transducer PorX: MSQKFNILWADDEIDLLKPHILFLEQKGYQITTVNSGVDAIDEVEAQNFDVIFLDEMMPGMTGLETLQQIKIIKPQIPVVMITKSEEEHIMNDAIGGKIADYLIKPLNPNQILLSVKKLLQNKQLIDEKTTLNYQQEFMKISMAFGDAQDHNDWADIYKKLIYWEMQIDSTENKSMIEVLETQKTEANASFARFVKDNYLDWMEEQNKDKPLLSHQVLKQKVFPQVKSGKPLFLIVIDNLRLDQWEDIEPLLSAYFNVEQKDTYYSILPTTTAFARNALFSGMMPMDMARFYPKLWEDEDSDEGKNNFEEDWLKINLDKNRLPIKSSYHKILQANQGKTVVEQFHQLLQNDLNVLVYNFVDMMSHARTDMKMIRELAPDESAYRSITKSWFEHSSLFELFKKIQLAGAEVIVTTDHGTKRVNRPYRIIGDKNVTTNLRYKQGKNLNFEGGKVFEIKRPEDAKLPRLNVSSSYVFAVEDYFFAYPNNYNYYVNFYKDTFQHGGVSLEEMIIPIVHLSPK, encoded by the coding sequence ATGTCTCAAAAGTTTAATATTCTATGGGCGGACGATGAAATCGACCTTCTTAAACCACATATTCTTTTTCTGGAGCAAAAAGGATATCAGATCACTACGGTAAATTCTGGGGTGGATGCCATCGATGAAGTGGAAGCTCAAAATTTTGATGTCATTTTTTTGGATGAGATGATGCCTGGTATGACAGGCTTGGAAACCTTGCAACAGATCAAAATTATCAAGCCTCAAATTCCTGTGGTGATGATTACCAAGTCAGAGGAAGAGCATATTATGAATGATGCTATAGGGGGTAAAATTGCTGATTACCTGATTAAACCCTTGAATCCCAATCAAATCTTGCTTTCTGTTAAAAAGCTGTTGCAAAACAAACAACTGATTGATGAAAAAACTACTCTGAATTATCAGCAGGAGTTTATGAAAATCAGTATGGCTTTTGGAGATGCACAAGATCATAATGATTGGGCTGATATCTATAAGAAGCTGATTTATTGGGAGATGCAAATTGATTCTACTGAAAATAAAAGTATGATTGAAGTGCTGGAAACCCAGAAAACTGAAGCAAATGCCTCTTTTGCCAGGTTTGTGAAAGACAACTACTTGGACTGGATGGAGGAGCAAAACAAAGACAAACCTCTTTTGTCTCACCAAGTCTTGAAACAAAAGGTGTTTCCTCAGGTCAAATCTGGGAAGCCCCTATTTTTGATTGTAATAGATAATTTGAGATTAGATCAATGGGAGGACATTGAGCCCCTATTGTCCGCTTATTTCAACGTGGAGCAAAAGGATACTTATTATAGCATATTGCCTACCACAACCGCTTTTGCAAGAAATGCGCTCTTTAGTGGAATGATGCCCATGGATATGGCTAGATTCTATCCCAAACTTTGGGAAGATGAAGATTCAGACGAAGGGAAGAATAATTTTGAGGAAGACTGGTTGAAAATCAACTTGGATAAAAACAGGTTGCCCATCAAGTCTTCCTATCATAAAATCCTACAGGCTAATCAAGGGAAAACTGTAGTGGAACAATTCCACCAACTTCTTCAAAATGATTTGAATGTATTGGTCTATAATTTTGTGGATATGATGTCCCATGCAAGGACCGATATGAAGATGATACGGGAACTCGCCCCGGATGAATCTGCTTATCGATCCATTACCAAAAGCTGGTTTGAGCATTCCTCACTATTTGAGTTGTTTAAAAAAATACAACTGGCTGGTGCAGAGGTAATCGTGACCACCGATCATGGGACTAAAAGAGTGAATAGACCCTATCGAATCATCGGAGATAAGAATGTGACTACAAATCTGAGGTACAAACAAGGGAAAAACCTTAATTTTGAGGGGGGGAAGGTTTTTGAAATAAAAAGACCAGAAGATGCAAAACTCCCTAGATTGAATGTTTCATCCAGTTATGTATTTGCAGTGGAGGATTATTTCTTTGCCTATCCCAATAATTACAATTATTATGTGAACTTCTATAAAGATACTTTTCAACATGGAGGGGTATCTTTGGAAGAAATGATCATTCCGATTGTTCATTTGTCACCAAAATAA
- a CDS encoding sensor histidine kinase: MTFRIFILGLMFFAGAFQVSAQETEKVECFSYLLAENDVEIGEVINSGEFSSNECQNFNFGINSKTLWIKLELSDLSNFENPVFALNSSSADHVRLFSVKNGKVLKIHENGRLLGIEERDFPSQKIAFEFDQSEIDADYFIVRLDNVDKKIFYGFLSSRETLLDIITFEDLLFGLLTGVFLGLFFYNLFLYFSVKDKIYFVYVLHTLLVWFAQASILGYTQSLLWPEWDWMNQRSIVIFSSLVSIVGIWFLRIFLMSKSIVPKLDKGFLFVFIVYGFILANAFFFSTTISYQVILVTQSIVVIFVLLVAIMILRKGYRPARYYLLAWTIFMIGIFLFVFSEMGIIPSNNLTAYIMPLGSALEVILLSFALADRINILKKEKEKEQAERLEVLKENEMLVREQNTLLEKKVKLRTDELEHALRNLQNTQSQLVSQEKMASLGQLTAGIAHEINNPINFVSSNITPLKRDIKDIMEVIEFYRNTGNSEFTESSKKKAKDLEEELELDYVLDEVDQLLKGMEDGARRTVEIVKGLRIFSRVDEQDVKKVDIHDGINSTIILLNSQIPGKIRIVREFGELPMVECLAGKINQVFMNIINNAIHALSDHIDEIKDPHITIRTVANAEETVTVEIEDNGPGMPDNVKERIFEPFFTTKAVGKGTGLGLSIVYSIIENHKGTLEVKSKQGEGTTFIITLPVYQSTQKYEQ, translated from the coding sequence ATGACATTTAGGATTTTTATTTTAGGTCTCATGTTTTTTGCAGGGGCCTTTCAGGTATCTGCACAAGAAACAGAAAAGGTTGAATGTTTTTCTTATTTGCTCGCAGAAAATGACGTAGAGATAGGCGAGGTAATAAATAGTGGTGAGTTTAGTTCAAATGAATGTCAAAACTTCAATTTTGGAATCAATTCCAAAACATTGTGGATCAAATTGGAGCTTTCAGATTTAAGCAATTTTGAAAACCCTGTCTTTGCACTTAATTCATCTTCTGCGGACCATGTCCGGCTTTTTTCTGTCAAAAATGGAAAAGTTCTAAAAATCCATGAAAACGGTCGTCTCTTAGGGATTGAGGAGCGGGATTTTCCATCCCAGAAAATAGCTTTTGAGTTTGATCAGAGCGAAATTGATGCAGATTATTTTATTGTCAGACTTGATAATGTCGATAAAAAGATATTCTACGGTTTCCTTTCTTCAAGGGAGACATTACTGGATATCATCACCTTTGAAGATTTGCTTTTTGGACTTTTGACAGGAGTTTTCTTAGGTCTATTCTTCTATAACCTATTCCTTTATTTCTCTGTCAAGGATAAGATCTACTTCGTTTATGTTCTTCATACCCTATTGGTTTGGTTTGCACAAGCTTCCATATTGGGGTATACACAAAGCTTATTATGGCCTGAATGGGATTGGATGAATCAGCGATCTATTGTTATATTTTCTTCGTTGGTAAGTATCGTTGGGATTTGGTTTTTGCGAATTTTTCTAATGTCCAAAAGCATTGTTCCTAAACTGGACAAAGGTTTTCTTTTTGTATTCATTGTCTATGGATTTATTCTGGCCAATGCCTTCTTTTTTTCCACTACTATAAGTTATCAGGTAATACTTGTCACCCAGTCCATTGTAGTCATTTTTGTATTATTGGTGGCAATCATGATTCTTCGAAAAGGATATAGGCCTGCCCGATATTACTTGTTGGCCTGGACCATCTTTATGATAGGTATTTTTCTTTTTGTATTTAGTGAAATGGGCATTATTCCTTCCAATAATTTGACAGCTTATATCATGCCTTTAGGTTCGGCCTTGGAAGTAATCTTGCTTTCTTTTGCATTGGCTGACAGGATCAATATTCTTAAGAAAGAAAAAGAAAAAGAGCAGGCAGAGCGTTTGGAGGTCTTGAAAGAAAATGAAATGTTGGTGCGTGAGCAGAATACACTTTTAGAGAAAAAAGTGAAATTAAGAACGGATGAATTGGAACATGCACTTCGGAATTTACAGAATACCCAAAGTCAGTTGGTGAGTCAGGAGAAGATGGCTTCACTTGGTCAGTTGACGGCTGGTATTGCACATGAAATCAATAACCCAATCAACTTTGTGAGTTCAAATATCACTCCGCTTAAACGGGATATTAAAGATATCATGGAAGTAATTGAGTTTTATAGAAATACAGGAAATTCTGAATTTACTGAAAGTTCCAAAAAGAAAGCCAAGGACTTGGAAGAAGAGTTGGAATTGGATTATGTGCTAGACGAAGTAGATCAATTGCTCAAAGGGATGGAGGATGGAGCAAGGAGAACTGTGGAAATCGTGAAGGGATTGCGGATTTTCTCTAGAGTAGATGAGCAGGATGTTAAAAAAGTAGATATTCACGATGGCATCAATAGCACCATCATTCTTTTAAATAGTCAAATCCCTGGAAAAATTAGAATTGTTCGGGAATTTGGAGAACTGCCAATGGTAGAATGCCTGGCAGGAAAGATCAATCAGGTATTTATGAATATTATCAATAATGCCATTCATGCATTATCTGACCATATCGATGAAATTAAGGATCCACATATTACCATCAGAACAGTGGCCAATGCAGAAGAAACTGTTACGGTAGAAATAGAAGATAATGGACCAGGTATGCCAGATAATGTGAAAGAGCGTATATTTGAACCATTCTTTACTACAAAAGCAGTCGGCAAAGGTACTGGCTTGGGGCTGTCAATTGTTTATTCTATTATTGAGAACCACAAAGGAACCTTGGAAGTAAAATCAAAACAAGGAGAGGGAACCACTTTTATTATCACCCTTCCAGTATACCAAAGTACTCAGAAATATGAGCAATAA
- a CDS encoding Rv1355c family protein: MSIKNFADQNVNYSAVILNPTLESDWLKIKELQKSEFVFVSDQIESQVGDLIKSENPERTIPSQELKDLVLNFFKEIEKEKYGNWVFFPWKNTLVHVLAEGEFIKIRTLRNNFKITPSEQDLLSKKKVGIVGLSVGQSIALAMTLERGYGEIRLADFDTLELSNLNRLKAGVTSLGLEKVVLAAREIAEIDPYLKVKVYREGITPENIEDFLLEDGKLDLLIDECDSLDIKVLLREKARKHRVAVMMDTSDRGMLDIERFDIEPDRELFHGLLKGVDVNSLKSLSNTEKVSIVLKITGLETLTPRMKVSLLEIGQTISSWPQLASGVFLGGASVAHAARKFLLGEDVKSGRFYVDFDQLFKLKEAEEIKVDAPVFEQLSDFQFEVPTNVLQSAYRLSKEELELLVDQANWAPSGGNIQPWVWVFDKKGVLHLFHDKVRSHSMLDYKGSGSLIAFGAALENIRLQAGKLGIEVEIIYQISDFEQDCIASVRFVSKQPNPLPIKFAELVDGINLRCTNRKNASRYILREEELQALAEVAKEDDVSMEWTSEPEDLVQLAKVVGGMDRLRFFHDQGLMDFINEVRWTEKEAIETKDGIDIATLELKGAERAAMGLLRDPRTIRFFRKYLMGYGLTKISKDTITTASAIFLLKTPNYTPVSILKVGTVLQRVWIKANMLGLSAQPVSAMLFIFHMYLNEKESGFTEIEGKEIKELKKTFNYIFNKPVDQKEIFMFRVNKAGDPSVKSYRRDLSETLITI; the protein is encoded by the coding sequence ATGTCCATTAAAAATTTCGCGGATCAAAATGTAAATTATTCTGCTGTAATTCTAAATCCAACCCTTGAGTCTGACTGGTTAAAAATCAAAGAATTGCAAAAGAGTGAATTTGTTTTTGTTTCAGATCAAATTGAAAGTCAAGTAGGAGATTTAATCAAATCAGAAAATCCTGAAAGGACAATACCCAGTCAAGAATTAAAAGACTTAGTATTAAATTTCTTTAAAGAAATAGAGAAAGAAAAGTATGGCAATTGGGTGTTCTTCCCTTGGAAAAACACCTTGGTTCATGTGTTGGCAGAGGGGGAGTTTATTAAAATCAGAACGCTAAGAAATAATTTTAAAATAACTCCTTCGGAACAGGATTTATTAAGTAAAAAAAAGGTGGGTATTGTAGGGTTATCCGTAGGTCAAAGCATCGCATTGGCTATGACTTTGGAGAGAGGATATGGGGAGATCAGATTAGCAGATTTTGATACATTAGAACTTAGTAATTTAAATAGGCTGAAAGCAGGTGTAACGAGCTTAGGGTTAGAGAAAGTCGTACTAGCAGCCAGGGAGATCGCAGAAATAGATCCTTACCTCAAGGTGAAGGTGTATAGAGAAGGGATCACACCGGAGAATATTGAAGATTTCCTATTAGAGGATGGAAAGTTGGATTTGCTTATTGATGAGTGTGATAGCTTGGATATAAAAGTGTTATTACGTGAAAAGGCAAGGAAACACCGGGTGGCCGTGATGATGGATACTTCGGATAGGGGGATGTTGGACATTGAACGCTTCGATATAGAGCCGGATAGAGAATTGTTTCATGGATTATTGAAAGGGGTGGATGTAAACTCTCTAAAAAGCCTTTCTAATACAGAGAAAGTATCCATAGTTTTAAAAATTACAGGGTTAGAAACCCTTACGCCCCGAATGAAGGTATCCCTTTTGGAAATCGGGCAAACGATCAGCAGTTGGCCTCAGCTGGCCTCCGGAGTTTTTCTGGGAGGAGCATCTGTTGCACATGCAGCCAGGAAGTTTCTTTTGGGAGAAGATGTAAAATCCGGGAGATTCTATGTGGACTTTGATCAACTTTTTAAGTTAAAGGAAGCAGAAGAAATCAAGGTTGATGCTCCCGTTTTTGAACAACTTTCAGATTTTCAATTTGAAGTCCCTACGAATGTTTTGCAATCTGCTTATCGTCTATCAAAGGAAGAGCTAGAGTTATTGGTGGATCAAGCTAATTGGGCTCCTTCAGGAGGGAATATTCAACCTTGGGTTTGGGTTTTTGATAAAAAGGGAGTCCTACACCTTTTTCATGATAAGGTCAGAAGTCACTCCATGCTGGATTACAAGGGCAGCGGTTCTTTGATTGCTTTTGGAGCAGCATTGGAGAATATTCGTCTGCAAGCCGGTAAACTTGGGATTGAGGTAGAAATAATTTATCAAATCAGCGATTTTGAACAGGATTGTATTGCCAGTGTTCGGTTTGTTTCCAAGCAGCCTAATCCACTTCCTATCAAATTTGCTGAGTTAGTAGATGGAATTAATCTCCGGTGCACGAATCGAAAAAATGCATCTAGGTATATTTTGCGTGAGGAGGAATTACAAGCTTTAGCTGAGGTAGCCAAAGAAGATGATGTTTCGATGGAGTGGACTTCTGAGCCAGAAGATTTAGTGCAGTTGGCAAAGGTGGTGGGAGGAATGGATCGTTTACGCTTTTTTCACGATCAAGGCCTGATGGACTTTATAAATGAAGTCCGGTGGACTGAAAAAGAAGCCATAGAAACAAAAGATGGAATCGATATCGCAACGTTAGAGTTGAAAGGGGCAGAAAGAGCCGCTATGGGACTATTGAGAGACCCTAGAACCATTCGATTTTTTAGGAAGTATCTGATGGGATACGGTCTAACAAAGATTTCTAAAGACACGATTACCACCGCTTCCGCAATATTCTTATTGAAAACTCCAAATTATACTCCTGTTTCGATATTAAAAGTTGGAACGGTACTCCAAAGAGTTTGGATTAAAGCCAATATGTTGGGCTTAAGTGCACAACCAGTTTCGGCGATGTTGTTTATTTTTCACATGTATTTGAATGAAAAGGAATCAGGTTTTACCGAAATTGAAGGCAAAGAGATTAAAGAATTAAAGAAAACATTTAATTATATTTTTAATAAGCCAGTTGATCAGAAAGAAATTTTTATGTTTAGGGTAAATAAGGCAGGTGATCCTTCAGTAAAATCCTATCGCAGAGATCTGTCAGAAACCTTAATTACTATCTGA
- a CDS encoding alanine dehydrogenase, which produces MSAELSELSAVGLIPKESPSKVRKDSKSITIGIPKEVSDQEKRVVLTPEAVGILSNNGLSVILETGAGLQAKFTDQDYSDAGAKVVYSKKDALAAQIVLKIDSPTLEEVEDMSQGSCLISALQLGRQSKEFIEALNSKKITAVAFEYLEDKVGGMPVVRAMSEIAGSTVMQIAAEYLSSVNDGKGLIMGGVTGVPPTQVVIIGAGTVAEYAARTALGLGANIKVFDNHIYKLRRIKQLLGQQVYTSTIDNFSLSQAMAEADVVIGALRAEKGRNKIVVSEEMVANMMHGSIVIDVGIDQGGCIETSKVTSHDDPIYRVHDIIHYCVPNIASRVARTASYSLSNIFTPIILQTADLGGAEEMIFNYKWFLRGVYTYRGSLTNAYLGRKFGLSHKELQLLLAARY; this is translated from the coding sequence ATGTCAGCTGAATTAAGTGAACTGTCTGCAGTAGGTTTAATACCTAAGGAATCTCCTTCAAAAGTTAGAAAGGACTCTAAATCCATCACGATTGGAATTCCAAAAGAGGTTTCTGATCAGGAAAAAAGAGTGGTCCTAACTCCTGAGGCAGTAGGTATTCTTTCCAATAATGGGCTAAGTGTAATTCTAGAAACAGGTGCAGGCTTGCAAGCAAAATTCACCGATCAGGATTATTCCGATGCTGGTGCAAAGGTGGTTTATTCGAAAAAAGATGCGCTAGCTGCCCAAATTGTTTTGAAAATCGATTCACCTACGCTGGAAGAGGTGGAGGATATGAGCCAGGGGAGTTGCTTGATCTCGGCATTGCAACTTGGAAGACAGAGTAAAGAATTCATAGAAGCCTTGAATTCAAAAAAGATCACTGCCGTCGCCTTTGAATATTTGGAAGACAAAGTGGGAGGGATGCCTGTAGTCAGAGCAATGTCTGAAATTGCAGGAAGCACAGTCATGCAGATTGCTGCTGAGTACCTTTCAAGTGTCAATGATGGGAAAGGTTTGATTATGGGGGGAGTAACCGGAGTTCCTCCTACTCAAGTAGTGATAATTGGGGCCGGTACAGTAGCTGAATATGCTGCTAGAACTGCCCTGGGCTTAGGAGCGAATATCAAAGTATTTGATAATCATATCTACAAGTTGAGAAGGATCAAGCAGTTGCTGGGACAGCAAGTCTATACTTCCACCATTGATAATTTCAGTTTAAGTCAAGCAATGGCAGAGGCAGATGTGGTGATCGGTGCATTAAGGGCAGAAAAAGGTAGAAATAAAATTGTGGTTAGCGAGGAAATGGTGGCTAACATGATGCATGGAAGCATTGTGATAGATGTAGGAATTGACCAAGGCGGTTGTATTGAGACTTCAAAAGTGACCAGTCATGATGATCCTATCTACCGAGTACATGACATTATTCATTACTGTGTTCCTAACATTGCTTCTAGAGTCGCGCGTACAGCATCATACTCTTTAAGTAATATTTTTACCCCAATTATTTTGCAGACAGCGGATCTTGGTGGAGCAGAAGAAATGATATTTAATTACAAATGGTTTTTGAGAGGGGTGTATACCTATCGTGGAAGTCTAACAAATGCTTATTTGGGAAGAAAGTTTGGACTTTCCCACAAAGAACTTCAATTATTACTGGCAGCTCGTTATTAA